A single region of the Pyricularia oryzae 70-15 chromosome 4, whole genome shotgun sequence genome encodes:
- a CDS encoding fumarate reductase, with protein sequence MPSRVIVVGGGLSGLSAAHTIYLAGGNVVVLDKQGFFGGNSTKATSGINGALTRTQVEHGIQDSVKQFYDDTLKSARDKARPDLIKVLTYKSAAAVEWLQDVFNLDLTLVSRLGGHSQPRTHRGHDAKFPGMAITYALMQRLEELAETEPHRVEIVKKARVTNLNKEGNKVTGVTYEHDGQKHTMDGPVVLATGGYAADFSETSLLKKHRPDTYGLATTNGSHATGDGQKMVMAIGGNGIDMDKVQVHPTGLVDPKDPGSKWKFLAAEALRGEGGLLLNADGDRFCDELGHRDYVSGMMWKEKDKGKFPIRLILNSKASNTLDFHTRHYSGRGLMKKMTGQQLAKEIGCTPEHLQKTFTTYNAIAEGKQKDPWGKKFFHNLPLDINDDFHVSLMEPVLHFTMGGVEINDKSEVLGQDKKPIEGLYACGELAGGVHGANRLGGSSLLGCVVYGRVAGDTASNYLFRQALSGGAGAAQRLGQISLHIDPTQPGKVSVEWGSGAGAAAASTQSGAGNVAATQAESAKPNNPKEFKIPEKEFTMEEVAKHNKKDDLWVVVKGVVMDLSDWLEEHPGGPQAIMNFMGRDATEEFEMLHDDEVIPKYAPSQVIGRVKGVKPTLEI encoded by the exons ATGCCTTCAAGAGTGATTGTTGTCGGCGGTGGTT TGTCCGGCCTCAGCGCTGCACACACCATCTACCTCGCTGGAGGCAATGTTGTTGTTCTTGACAAGCAAG GATTCTTCGGTGGAAACTCGACAAAGGCCACATCTGGTATCAACGGTGCCCTCACGAGGACACAGGTTGAGCACGGCATTCAGGACAGCGTCAAGCAGTTTTACGACGACACACTAAAGTCGGCTCGCGACAAGGCTCGCCCAGACCTGATCAAGGTCCTCACATACAAGTCGGCCGCTGCCGTCGAGTGGCTGCAGGATGTATTCAACCTGGACCTGACTTTGGTTTCGCGACTTGG TGGTCACTCCCAGCCCCGTACGCACCGTGGTCACGATGCCAAGTTCCCTGGTATGGCCATCACATACGCTCTGATGCAAAGGCTTGAGGAGCTCGCCGAGACCGAGCCGCACAGAGTCGAGATTGTCAAGAAGGCGCGGGTCACCAACTTGAACAAGGAGGGTAACAAGGTCACCGGTGTTACATATGAGCACGATGGCCAGAAGCACACTATGGACGGCCCCGTCGTCCTTGCTACCGGTGGCTACGCCGCTGACTTCTCAGAGACCTCGCTCCTGAAGAAGCACAGGCCCGACACCTACGGCCTGGCTACCACCAACGGCTCGCACGCCACTGGCGACGGCCAGAAGATGGTCATGGCCATTGGCGGTAACGGTATTGACATGGACAAGGTTCAGGTCCACCCAACGGGTCTGGTTGACCCCAAGGACCCCGGCTCCAAGTGGAAGTTCTTGGCTGCCGAGGCCCTGCGCGGTGAGGGTGGTCTGCTCCTCAACGCCGACGGCGACCGGTTCTGCGACGAGCTTGGCCACCGTGATTACGTCTCGGGCATGATGTGGAAGGAGAAGGACAAGGGCAAGTTCCCTATTCGTCTGATCCTGAACTCCAAGGCTTCCAACACACTGGACTTCCACACTCGCCACTACTCCGGTCGTGgtctgatgaagaagatgacCGGTCAACAACTGGCCAAGGAGATTGGATGCACGCCCGAGCACCTGCAGAAGACCTTCACCACCTACAACGCCATCGCTGAGGGCAAGCAGAAGGATCCATGGGGCAAGAAGTTCTTCCACAACCTGCCCCTCGACATCAACGATGACTTCCACGTCTCGCTGATGGAGCCTGTCCTGCACTTCACCATGGGTGGAGTCGAGATCAACGACAAGTCTGAGGTTCTCGGCCAGGACAAGAAGCCCATTGAGGGTCTGTATGCCTGCGGTGAGCTGGCTGGAGGTGTCCACGGTGCTAACCGTCTTGGAGGCTCTTCGCTTCTTGGCTGTGTCGTCTACGGTCGCGTTGCTGGTGACACTGCCAGCAACTACCTGTTCCGCCAGGCCCTTAGCGGAGGTGCAGGCGCCGCCCAGCGTCTCGGCCAGATCTCGCTACACATTGACCCGACGCAGCCCGGCAAGGTCTCCGTCGAGTGGGGCAGCGGAGCTGGAGCTGCAGCAGCATCCACTCAGTCCGGTGCCGGCAACGTCGCTGCCACTCAGGCTGAGTCGGCCAAGCCCAACAACCCCAAGGAGTTCAAGATCCCCGAGAAGGAGTTCACCATGGAGGAGGTTGCCAAGCACAACAAGAAGGACGACCTGTGGGTTGTCGTCAAGGGTGTCGTTATGGACCTCAGCGACTGGCTTGAGGAGCACCCCGGCGGCCCCCAGGCTATTATGAACTTTATGGGTCGTGACGCAACAGAGGAGTTTGAGATGTTGCATGACGACGAGGTTATCCCCAAGTATGCACCATCGCAGGTTATTGGAAGGGTCAAGGGTGTCAAGCCGACATTGGAGATCTAA
- a CDS encoding nicotinate phosphoribosyltransferase → MDFNSDSPFPEGVISFLDTDLYKLTMQCAVLKYYSNTSVTYSFTNRTPEKRLSRKAYQWLQDQIRKLGNISLSDEEYRFLKDNCPYLGTQYLEFLQNFRLNPRDQVIVSFAPVGKHEGADSDVGDIDIQISGKWVDTILYEIPILALTSEAYFRFMDTDWDYQGQEELAYEKGKRILEAGCILSEFGTRRRRDYHTQALVFRGLVKASKEAQKRGLSGKLSGTSNVHLAMRFNMAPVGTVAHEWFMGIAAIIGDYRSASEEALARWVGAFGPGVLAIALTDTFGTPEFLKSFSRPVRWLEEAHSAAAGNESKTYAQVFAGVRQDSGDPTTFVKRMREFYDQQRIKEKKTIVFSDSLDIDRCLVYKQVSEAAGFQPTFGVGTFLTNDFVGKSTGKKSTPLNIVIKLSSADGKPAVKLSDNIGKNTGDANTVEKVKREIGYEEKDWEGGDETSRWGKEAK, encoded by the exons ATGGACTTCAATAGCGACTCTCCGTTTCCGGAGGGAGTCATCTCCTTTTTGGATACGGATTTGTATAAACTCACTATGCAGTGTGCGGTCCTCAAATACTACAGCAACACTTCTGTCACATATTCTTTTACCAACCGGACCCCGGAGAAAAGGTTGTCTAGAAAGGCTTACCAGTGGTTGCAGGATCAGATTAGGA AACTGGGAAACATTTCGCTCTCAGATGAGGAGTACCGCTTCTTGAAGGACAACTGCCCATACCTCGGTACTCAGTATCTAGAGTTCCTCCAAAATTTCCGGCTCAATCCGAGGGATCAAGTCATTGTGAGTTTTGCGCCCGTGGGCAAGCATGAAGGGGCCGATTCGGATGTGGGAGACATCGACATCCAAATCAGTGGAAAATGGGTAGATACCATCCTTTACGAGATCCCAATTCTCGCCCTGACGTCTGAGGCCTACTTCCGCTTCATGGATACCGACTGGGACTACCAGGGTCAAGAGGAGCTCGCCTACGAAAAGGGCAAACGCATCCTCGAGGCCGGCTGCATATTGTCGGAATTTGGCACCAGGCGCCGGAGGGACTACCACACCCAAGCCTTGGTATTCCGCGGGCTGGTGAAGGCAAGCAAGGAAGCCCAGAAGCGCGGTCTCTCCGGAAAGCTCTCCGGCACCAGCAATGTGCACCTGGCGATGCGCTTCAACATGGCCCCTGTCGGCACTGTCGCGCATGAGTGGTTTATGGGCATCGCCGCTATTATCGGCGACTACCGCAGCGCATCGGAGGAGGCGCTGGCCCGATGGGTCGGCGCTTTCGGCCCCGGCGTGCTGGCTATCGCGTTGACCGACACGTTCGGCACCCCCGAGTTTCTCAAGTCGTTCAGCCGGCCGGTGCGATGGCTGGAGGAGGCGCACTCGGCGGCAGCGGGCAACGAATCAAAGACGTACGCGCAGGTGTTTGCGGGGGTGAGGCAGGACTCCGGAGACCCGACGACGTTTGTCAAGCGGATGCGGGAGTTCTACGACCAACAGAGAatcaaggagaagaagaccaTTGTTTTCTCGGACTCTCTTGACATCGACCGGTGCCTGGTATACAAGCAGGTGTCAGAGGCTGCGGGCTTCCAGCCGACTTTTGGAGTGGGAACCTTCTTGACAAACGATTTTGTTGGCAAGTCGACTGGGAAGAAGTCGACGCCGCTAAACATTGTCATCAAGCTGAGCTCTGCGGATGGCAAGCCTGCGGTGAAATTGAG CGACAACATTGGAAAGAACACGGGCGATGCAAACACCGTCGAGAAAGTCAAGCGTGAAATTGGGTACGAGGAGAAGGACTGGGAGGGCGGTGACGAGACATCGAGGTGGGGAAAGGAAGCAAAGTGA